aggaaaAATTAGGAAATCCGGTGGAAAGTGAGGAATGtgactttgtattggaacaattggagaaaTTCGTacttgttgaagaggaagaagtggttgaagacttaagagatgctgaacctccatgggaatccagaGTTTTAGAGTATTTATCCAAAAAGCTTAAAATTGATGTTGAGTAGgctagtgcacaacctccaaggcatgttccCTATGAAGAATTGGACGGAATAGATCAAGAAGgaagttcccttggtgatgatgatcatgaatcAAGCCCTCCTAGTAATGAATTCGTATCCACAAATGAACTCCTTGAGTTTGAAGAACTTTCTCCCGATGACATTGAAAGCAACAttgaggtagatttctctcaacctcatatttattatttgagtGACGGAGAAGAGTTGGATGCATCCGGTGAGGAAAAGCTTGAAAGTGAAGAATCTCTTCAAAAGGTGGAAGTCCTTCGGCAAAGTTGGATAGGAGTTGAATATTCTTTGTCAAGATCATTGGAGACTCCTCTTCCTAGGTGGTCGTCTACTCCTTCaattgagtgggtaaaacttatctctattagttttattgtcccacttgagtatggtatACTTGAAACAGATTGCCAACTTAGGAGGCTTTGTGGAATTAAGCATAAGAGAAGGAtatttagtggttggagttgcaaATCAAGACTCATCAAGGTTGAGGTTTTAAGAGCTAGATGCAAGAGTTGGACTAGTGACCAATTGGTTGGATCTAGGAAAAGAGTTTGGTACTTCATTGAGAATTCggattgcttgccacccagtTGGAAAAATGATGATCCACTTagagacgggtgtagaaacaagatttgggatcccgacatacaagaggatcaactttgggagctcaagGCTTGTGATGAACTTCATCAAGGCTTGGTGAATTCACTTGGAAAtgttggagcttattggaaatCCAAGCGTTGGTGGAAGTTTTAAGATGAGTTCAAGAACAAGCCCCCATGACAAGGAACTCACCAAAAGTCCAACTTAAGAACtgtaactaaaagtgctaggtgggaaacaccctaccatggtaaattctttctattttctcttttatttatattggtAATAAGTTGAAATTTTAATCTTAGTTAGGCTTATTCAGCTTAAGTTGTGGTTTTACTTGTTTAATAATGTTTGCATTTATTTCATAGCTTGTTtgtctatttaaaaaaaatgtgcacACGACGTGTAAGAGTtaatgatgcgcacgcgtcatgTGTAGGTTCGCACTCTTGAAaaaaatgaacagagagttacgcTAGAATTGTGCAGGAGGGGTGCCTGGCGCACAGTCCACCCTACGCATACTcatgacccacgcgtacgcgtcaacttCAATTTTCACAATCCACGCGTAAGTGTcagtgacgtgtacgcgtggaatGAAAATCGGCGTAATTTGCTAATTTGACAGAGAGCTACGCTAAAGGTGTGCTGGAACCGTGCATCTGGCACGAACAATTGTCACGCGTAAGTATGACCGACGCTCACGcgtcatttttcatttttggggcatccacgcacacgcgtggatgacgcttacgcgtcataTGCCTGTTTCTATTTTCACGCACACGCGTAATGCATGCGCACACGTCGCGTCCACTTCCCGTTTTCCATTttacttcttttttctctcctttcttattctttcctctttcctttcttcttctttttcttcttcctttctttcttccttcttcttcatttctttaacttctcatccttattctctttcattctcttttacttaattcatttgcatattttcattcattgcattttaactttatacatgtttttcttttcttttctaagtttattattttttcattggtgttaaatgttcttattcaactgttccATCTTTCTGGCATTATTTTAGTGCTTAGTGACCTGTTTTATATTGTTGGGTGATATTATTTATCGAtcaatgctaatcttttatTACACTTGTATTCCTTGTGCATTGACACTAACTCtttctttattgtttttgtGCTTCATTTTAATTGAGTTACGATGGGACCACTGCTCTCATTCTTATCACTAATATTGTTTGTGTCAATTCttgtttgaacttgatgcttCCGAATATTCCTTTCATTTACTTATGCTTTGACTTTTCTCTTGTATCAAGTGCTAATTGATATGCCATTCACctatattgttttctcacttgcatgttgtagctaccatgtcaTTGAGAACCTCATTATtttttggcattaacccacctagattttatttgtttgcatatttttgtttgtgggttattcttcttcctttttcccttctttcaggatggccaccgaggAGGGAAAGGGAAAAGCTTTCGAATAGGGCGACAAACAAGTCCCTCTGCACATTCTTTGGAGAAAAGCAGCAGTTGTAGCTAACAATccccgtccacttgcacatctgtgcatgcaccgaggacggtgtaatctttaagtgtggggaggtcgataccgacttccgtgggttagttactttctttttaacaccaattcttaattttctctatAGTAGTTGTTGCATTGTATAATATATTGCATGTGTAGTTAATTGCTTGCATTTAgctactacttggttgaagtaatattttctttttcaagaaactttctAGAGAATTTCACtaacttaaattaaaatttgtgttaaacttgcttgaaaaattttatttttggaacatgattttagAGCTCGAGCACACAAAATCAGTAAGCATTTTaaacctatttgattggttgcattttatcaaccaatgcttttattttggtgtgtgttgttctctctaaaattatgatatttatcttacttgattctatatttctattgtttgatgtatgcatgcacctATATGATTGAGGCCCTTGTTTCACTatgcttacatacccatatggccttatcCTTCCATTATCCCTTGAAAActaattttgagcctattttatcccatttgttctttattttagctcatcactaactttaaacgaaaaacaataatgtccttaatttgaatccttggttagcttagactagtgagagtgttcaTGATTTAAGCGTGGGGaaattgggtttggaaacatttggtttcAGAATTGGGTATATTGTATACCTttttgaaaatgtgaaaaaatagTTGAGCATATATTCTTCCATttaataccttaatcatatgcattgagaaaaacaaaagaaaagaaatataaaaagaaaaaaatagagagaaaaagaaaagaaaaaagaaaaaaagagcaaataataaaagggggcaaaatgccccaaagtaaatggtggtagcaatgcatatgagttgtactctAAATTGGAATGTATGAATATAtggaaaacatagttaatgggcagTTAGACTTTGTATTCTGAtcacatggattgtcttaagttaggtagaaagtttaggttaatcaaggatttagattttagtccacttaaccaaatataatcctaccttgaccctaacctcaatacaacccttaaaagacctcttgatatgtacgtttgtgcattaaatttttgttgattggtagatgaagagcaagccttagaaagcatgattagtagagaattgagagaatcgaaccttaaacacttgagcgatcagagtgtatacacttccagtgagggttcgatgctcgattctttatTTCCGGCTTTCTCGAGCTTTCTTCTataagtctatttgtacttcattttatgatttaaattagtaGAACCcatttcatatttgttcttggagaatttgatttacttttaaccaagtaggtagaatcatttttgcatgtagttgcattcatatagataggtcgCATTTAATAAGtcttaccattcctcttcactctcctatagtttctcttgagtttagcatgaggacatgctaatgtttaagtgtggggagattgataaactgCTACTTTacgatttattttgtattgaattgagcggattttatcaattattctcacacttatgcaTATAATtcccatgttttatattttccttcctaatcttgtgatatgattgaaaacatgattttttggccttaaatttgctaattttaatcatctcttattaccatttgatgccgtgatatgtgtgttcaATGCTTTCAGATTTTATAGGacaagaatggcttagaagatggataagaagcatgcaaaagtggaaggaatgcaaaaaattaaagttttgagaagctggcagcgacgcatacgcgtgggcgatgcgtacgcgtgactagtGCAGGAGACgagcgacacgtacgcgtgacgaCCGCCACGTGCTGCAGATATCAGAATtcactgggggtgatttctgggctcatttttgacccagtttcaggCCCGAAAAtccagattagaggctgcagagtggagcTAGAAAGGGGGATGAATCATTCACActttcattcacataattttaggtttagatgtaattttttaggaagagaggctctctcctctctctaggttttagggtttctctttcaatttcttcttaGGTTCAGGTtcaattttactttaatttagttttctcttacttttatttgttcaaGCACTTTAGTTCATCTTTTCCCCTTGTTATTTCCCTTTTTCGCCATTTTCATGTCTATGAGCTATTGTTACATTTGATTTCTTCTAATGCAATTTGTGTTCTCTATGTTTATTGTTGCTCTCTTTAATTATTAGTCATTGATGCTTCCAATTGGTTGTTTAGATTTATTATTCATTGTTAATTTTCTATGTctttattttgtgccttccaattgtttgataaaatgcttggttggattttaaattagttttttatgttcttaacttgTAATGatcaattagagactcttgagttatcaaaagtcttttgttgattggtaattgagaTTGCCggttagcttgaacttcacCAAAGCTAGTCTCTTACTATGAGTTGACTAGAACTTGTGACTTCAAGTCAATTGTGTGCACTTGATCTTCCTCCATTGGTTAGAGGTTAGTTAAGTGAAGGCAAATCacatttaccatcacaattgatgatgataataaggataggacttctaaatctcaatccttgctaagagctttcTTAATTATTAGTTCATTTTTCTCGCAAtctacattttcttgttccttattttaaaaaccaaaaaatatacttttccataaccaataataactatacttccctgcaattctttgagagacgacccgaggtttaatacttcggttaattttattgggtgtGCTTAAGTGacacacaaattaaattttgattgaggtttaattgtcggtttataactgtacttgcaacgcgataatttttgtgaaaatctttatCGATATTTTTCCTCCGTCAACTACGCAAATGAACTATACAACTCCACTGTCTGAATCTTCAAGCACAGTATTAACTGACTTGACTCCTTTTTGCAGACTTGTTGGGATGCTGCTATACCTCACAAATACAAGATCAGACATTTCATTTTCTATCAACAAGTTGAGCCAGTACTTAGACTGTACTACAATAAATCATTTCAAAACAGCCATGCACATCTTAAGATATATAAAGTATGCACCAGCTAGTGGAATAAAGTTCTCTGCTGCCTCATCAGATTTGTCGTTCACAGGATACTTAGATGCAGACTGGGGGACATCTCTAGACACAAGGAGATCCGTCTTtggattttgtttctttttgggTTCATCTCTTGTGTAATGAAAAAGTAGGAAGCAAACTACAGTTATCATCAGCGGAAGCGTAGTATAGAGctatggctttgacaacatgtGAGGAAAAGTGGCTGAGCTACATACTTCGAGACTTTCATACTTCATTGAGCAAACCGATCACTCTTTACTGCGACAACCAGTCCACAATGCATATAGCCACCAACCCTGTATTTCATGAAAGAACGAAGCATATCAAGATAGATTGTCATACAGTGAGAGATAGAGTACAAGATGGTTCACTAAAGTTACTGCCAATTCCTAGTGGAGAGCAGATAGCAGACGTGCTCACAAAAATATTATCTCTAGGACCATTTGCATCATTCTATCGCAAGCTTGGATTGGTTGATATATGCAGTCCAAGCTTGAGGGAGGCTGTTGGATGATAAAGCTATGCAGCTCATATAGCTAATTAGTTGTATCTTTAAATTAGTAGAATTGTTGCGTAAGTTTGTTAGAGTCTGAAGTTTGTTAGATGCTACCAACTTATAGCATTTAGTTAGTTAGAAGAGTGCTAAATTAGTGTGGTTTAGTTTTTCTAGTATCTACAAATACAGAACTAGTCATTTGCAAGTAAATGAGATTAACCATAATCACAATTCCATTTTTGAATCTCTCTCAAATTCATTCTGCACTTTCACTCTTTTTTCATTCCCCGATTCAAATTCTACAGCATAATAACAATTTTATCAagtatgattaataaaataagacatttttatctttaaaatttagtgttttttctatatttgggtcatttttgtgattttttgtcagttgttaaaaatatttttaaaaaatataaaaaatttagaaatcaaattttgattaatGTTTTTACTAGGGGTGCACATGGGGTTGGGGGAAATCGGGTTCGCTTTGGCCTAGACTCGACCCTAAATAATTACCggatctatttttgagacccttattCAGCCCTAGACCTGGTGAAATCACACTAATTTTGGGCCACACTAAAACCAGGTCTCAACTGGGTGAAGTTCGGGTCTTGATAAATTTTATGTCAAAAAATTATGATGCATTCAtctataaagaagaaaaaaacatacTTGTTACAGAGAAGATGATAACCAtacttgaatttgaatttgtgtatagataattctaattttatacttctttgatctttttttttcaacaaatgtgattaaaaacaaaataataagcttaataattaatataacatatattagaattaatttaaaatatatatacctttttttttttggtcaagtgGATTGGACAACCCCCAATCCTAGGCATTACATCCATACACCCATGTATTACACACCCACACAACTCACTCATACACACTACATGGGAGTACATATAAATGGTTCTATATTCTTCCATGAAGATTTGAACCCGGTGCAGCTCTATGGGAGGCACACAAAGTGGCCATCTAACCCAGGCCTCGGCTGCATATATACCTTTTTAAGTCCCCCTAAGGTACAAATGGATCGGATGAAATCAGATTCGCCTTAATCCGGACCCATCCTAAATAATGAACGGATCTATTTTTGAGACTCTTGTCCGACTCTAGACCTAttgaaattacataaaaaaaattccaaaatattCGAGTCCGAACCGAATCTTCAGACCGAATCGGATCATGTGCACTcttaatttttacatatatttttaaataattatttaaatattttaaggaaattttagatcaaatacataaataatttaataaataatttaacaaatacaaaaaagtttactatttacaaaaaagataaatttaaaataactttCATTAGAAATTTACTCattcaaaaatacttttataaagTTACTCGTTAAAGTGTTCCTGGGAGTGTTTGTCCATTTCCACCGAATCTAAAACTTAATAGTGTTCGTTGGAAATAGTAGCAAATTTAGGGAGCCGGTTGCAAGTAGCTAGTTACGACAATTCAACTGTAAATCATTTTCACAAAGACAGATACAATGAACATGTCCAAACATCGCAAAGATCACTTGAATTTGGTACACATCGTACTAACTTAGTGTCGTTATAATAATGAATcaaatagtttttatttatctatttatgaTTGTTctgtttataattatattatatatatatatacactacaTAGGATCTACTGAGAATTTGGTCAAGGGCTGTTAATTTTTCCTGGTCAAGTCATgctatttaataataattattagtacccacttttcattattattactattttattccTTGCTTCCATGTAAATGGACCAATAGCCGCCACCAGTGGCGGATCCACGGGGGGACCTAAGGTGGCCATGGTCCcccccaaattttttttaaaaaaatagtaaatagtaataattaataatattaaatttttttatatataatattaaaaaaaatataagttacaaaattttataaattaaaataactaaaaactgCACTATGTATTggatatttgaattattgttgttcttgttaacaaatagctcattctaataattaataaaaatggttctattatactagcccaagcccatactattaattaaagtaaccctagtacatttttcaaatatttatttcaaactATCATAGGCATAGCgtcacttttctctctcttttagtgattcccaaacttttggtcttctactcttctcattttaattttctttccataccaaaacaagacatatgaagaaaaaccattgaagagaagtgaacaacaaaatattaaccattgaatgcacaacaaagattcaaagaggtatatttcaattttttttaagttaatgacaatgtcaagtattatttacattatttatttaaaataattaatttatttttttttataatggacagtgttcaaagattgaagtgaggacaaaactcaatagaattatttttttgtgagacttggaacaaaaaataatcaggtaaatcaataactttatttttggttattatatatttgtgtttctaaaattatttgttattactcaataggtttaatattttttttaagaaaataatatatatgcaattatttttgtttttttttgttagatagttcaagttaagttaaaaatgttaaagatgaaaacaattcactcatttttcaagtgaaaagagagaatatatgatgaacaaaattcagcttcagattctttgagtaatgttcaaaatattattgagcAACCTGTGACACAACTTGTTGAGCAAGATATTCAACCCCCTGCTTCCAAAATAGCAAGGACTGAAATAGATCAAGTTAATATTGATACATTGATGCGTGATTCCGGAAAGCGTCCGCAAATTTGGAATTAtcctatcaatcaacaagatAAAATCCGTAGAGCATACATAAAGTTTGGACCATATCAATTTATTATGGATGAGTACCCTCTTTCTGGTCTAGAAAGTCATCCTCGTCGTTTCAAAGCTCATTGGTTTAAGAGTTTTTCTTGGCTAGAATATTCGCCAGAAGTGGATGCTGCATTTTGTCTTCCATGCTATTTATTTTCTAGAAAATCAAGTCCATTCACATCAGGAGGATTTCGCAATTGGAAAAAAGTGAATAATGGAAAGGATTGTGCATTTTTATCTCATGTGGGTAAATCTCTTAATTCTCCTCATAATATTGCTGTTAAGTCTTGTAAAGATTTGCTCATCAATTACAGCTAGCTCTTGTTGCTGCGGCTAAAGAAGTTGTTGATGTTCatgctttttttttaagtttgagTAATATTATCAATGTTATGTGTTCTTCTTGCAAATGCAATGATGAATTACGATCTGCTTATGCAACTGAAATTTTCCATTTAGTTGCAACTAATCAAATTGAAACAGGAAGGGGAGCAAATCAAATTGGCACATTAAAAAGATCAGGAGATACTAGGTGGAGCTCTCACTTCAACTCAATTTGTAGCCTTTTACGTATGTTTGGAGCAACAACTTCAGTTCTGGAAGATTTGGCTACTAATGGATCTACATATTCTCAACGTGGTGATGCTACTTATGCTCTTAAAtctttattatcatttgattttgttttcattttgcaTATGATGAAAGAAATCATGGGAATCACTGATAAACTTTGTCAAGCATTGCAACAAAAATCTCAAGACATTTTGAATGCTATGCATCTGGTTTCTAGTACAAAGTCATTGATTCAACAGTTAAGAGATAGTAGTTGGGGAGCACTTTTGGAGAAAGTTAGTTCTTTCTGCAATGATCATGCTATTCAGATACCTGATATGGGTGCTTCTTTTAGTGACATAATTCGGTCTCGTCGTAAAAAGGATGTTGTCACTGTTGAACACCACTATCGTGTTGACATTTTTACTAGCGTGATAGATTTTCAATTGAAAGAGCTAAATAGTAGATTTAGTGAGCAAGCAACCGAGCTCCTCATACTGAGTACATCTCTAGATCCTAAAGATGCTTTCAAGTTATTCAGTGTTTGCAACATATGCAATCTTGTAAAGAATTTCTATTCTTTAGATTTTTCTGAGCAAGAAAAGATTCAATTGGATTATGAGTTACAACATTATGAACTTGATGTGGTTAAAGCTCCAGATTTTTAGAATTTGTCTACTCTTGCTGAATTGTGTCAAAAATTGACAGAGACaggaaaatcaaatatatatcctttaattgatagattaattcgtcttgttttgactcttcctgtgacaacagcaacaactgaACGGGCCTTTTCAGCTATGAAGATTATTAAAACAAGGTTTCGAAACAAGATGGAAGATGAATTTTTAGCAGATTGTATGATTGTAtatattgaaaaggaaattgcttcaaaattcacttcagagatgataattgatgattttagttcCATGAAGCATCGTCGAGcaagtttaaaaatatcaaaatcttaaagtatgtagttgaacattgacttttatataatataattacttttttgatatatatgctacaaatcatattttgttaattttttgttatattttatatttaattggccCCCCTCTTATGAAATTTCTGGTTCCGCCACTGGCCGCCACTATCCATTGATGATGCAAACGTATATACCCATGAACCtagacaaaattatttttaattaatttttttgtcattaaatattttttatttatataatactaCTGTATGTATTATTATGTTATAAAAGAATTTAACTATATCTAAATATTATTAGAATACTTGTTAATATTAGcgatatataaaattttttgttaaaacaCTAAAAGGttaagttaattattattatgtttaatttcaattcatttattattttagaaaattttaaaatttgtaaattaagttaattattacTAATACCGGATATATACTCGTTTAATTTGGATTATAACTTAATCCCACTTGCCACGTGTATTTTGCAGATGCTAATAATATTCCTAGATGCATGAATATTGTTgcactttttcactttttcagaTGCTAATAATTCCTAGATGCATGAATATTGTTGGACTTTTCCACTTTTTGGGTTGAATATTTCAAATTTGTTGGTACCATGTATCTTATAAGGGTCAAGACTCAAGACCAAGTGGCATTAATAATTAATACACATCCTGATATTACTGGTGCTGTCATAGTTGGAAGGAGGTAGCTGAGAAAGTGAGTTCAAGAAGTAACTGCTTAaaggttaaaaaaaaatttataattaacagTAAAAGTTAAAAACCatttttgtatttctttataattaatttttgaaattagcttcaaatttcaaatatactcagttatcaaccaaaaaaaaaaacttgtaataaaattaattaattaattaatttccaaAATAAacttaactaattttatttaaaaatatgtttttctttgttgtGATTCTAAAAAATAGAACTATTTTTATTAGGAGTATATTTCTTAGTTGCCTTCGGACTAAATTTTGGCAGTGAATGGACAATATTTTGATAGCGGTTCCCAGTTATAGTAATATGGGTTATTGATTTGCAAAGCCAATTTTTTGGAATTAATACTCAATTTAGTCCTTAAAATTTGAGTTTAgacttaatttgatttttaaaattttaatagatttaaattgaattctaaaattgGTAATTGTAACTTGCATTAGTTTTTGAGTTGATTTTCGTTAACGACATGTTAATTTGATACATTAATTTGTTGCGATTTGGATTTCTCATTCAGATTCTATACGATCGAGACCTATTAGAGCTTTTAAAAGCTTGATTGCTGTTCCAGAATTTCaacatttttaaattgaacttgttattataatttttgtgaGGATGTTCAAAGTCTATGAAATGTATAGGAGGTCTGATATATTTCAGTCACATAAAATCTAAGCGAAAAATCTAAAACTTGACAAATTAATGTACAAAATCAACATATCATTCACAGATTAATATTATTGTAATATTTGATGttcaaattgaattaattataattttaaaaatcaatttaaatttgacctcaaattttagagattaaattaaatattatctcCAAATTTTTGTTTATGCATATATGTATGAAACCAAAGCAACATTCATTAGTTTAGACAAGGCTATCAAACGGATTAATTAGTCCAGTCCGTTTAAATTAGATTAGTTTGTCGTCTGAATTCACAGATTAAATGGATCCAGTCTATTATATATCAAGTAATTTTcgatttcaatttttttggttCGGCCTGTTTAATACCAAATTAACGAGTTATATAGACTGACTTATTTAACGTTTCATCTTTACAAGTCCAATTTTAAAAGCAAAAATACATTCATTTAATTCTTCAAACTATTATAGATCCAATAGACAGATATAGTCAGTTGCaattcatgaaattgattaaAACGAGCAAGTAGATATTATTATCGACATTTGAAGtaagttagaaaaaaaaaaagaaaaataaaatgcatgaaatATCTAGACTGAAtcaccaaaataaaagaaaaaaaagttaacaacaatgaagaattttgaaaaatattacaaataagaataaaacacacaattttttataagaattagagcagtagaaaaatcacataaattagaaaatagagaaaaact
This sequence is a window from Arachis duranensis cultivar V14167 chromosome 2, aradu.V14167.gnm2.J7QH, whole genome shotgun sequence. Protein-coding genes within it:
- the LOC127744901 gene encoding uncharacterized protein LOC127744901, which codes for MCSSCKCNDELRSAYATEIFHLVATNQIETGRGANQIGTLKRSGDTRWSSHFNSICSLLRMFGATTSVLEDLATNGSTYSQRGDATYALKSLLSFDFVFILHMMKEIMGITDKLCQALQQKSQDILNAMHLVSSTKSLIQQLRDSSWGALLEKVSSFCNDHAIQIPDMGASFSDIIRSRRKKDVVTVEHHYRVDIFTSVIDFQLKELNSRFSEQATELLILSTSLDPKDAFKLFSVCNICNLVKNFYSLDFSEQEKIQLDYELQHYELDVVKAPDF